Proteins co-encoded in one Leptolyngbya sp. CCY15150 genomic window:
- a CDS encoding diacylglycerol kinase: MSNKFRSPGYHPTRKLKVILAGLHVAVVTDFSVAYKIILSVPVLGGAFLFHQWVDAGLILLAMGLMLISELFNSAIEVLCDFVEPQQNDRIRVSKDIAAAAAGLSILVWATILIIESIHLVQL; encoded by the coding sequence ATGTCTAACAAATTTCGTTCACCTGGTTATCATCCAACCCGGAAGCTAAAGGTGATCCTGGCGGGTCTCCATGTTGCGGTAGTCACTGATTTTAGTGTTGCTTATAAGATCATCTTGTCGGTGCCCGTTTTAGGCGGTGCTTTTCTTTTTCACCAATGGGTAGATGCTGGCTTAATATTGCTCGCAATGGGGCTAATGCTTATTTCTGAATTATTTAACAGTGCAATTGAAGTCCTGTGCGACTTTGTTGAGCCTCAGCAAAATGATCGTATCCGAGTCAGTAAAGATATTGCAGCAGCGGCGGCTGGACTCAGTATTCTGGTATGGGCAACGATTTTAATTATTGAAAGCATCCATCTCGTTCAACTATAG